A region of Antedon mediterranea chromosome 8, ecAntMedi1.1, whole genome shotgun sequence DNA encodes the following proteins:
- the LOC140056989 gene encoding neural cell adhesion molecule 1-like, with translation MLYLKCEKEVLNGQTEPIVNVQDANFKVGENAVIICDYTLGGGTRTLQAAQWYNSTSTGDQLNLLVNSALTKPNGRYAVDTTQTGVVTLIIANTVLSDDGYYICRIVDSPDVETGENVGKLTVQYLEEPVLNPTELSVNATETVTFTCSNLIGVPTITVTWIKDGNELGVFDTDKYPSSDATLTINDVDEEDEGDYQCRAENAAYSGTDGKLSNTATLSIALTTTSSIPSKSTTRRFCLFALYLL, from the exons ATGTTATACTTGAAATGTGAAAAAGAAG TTTTAAATGGTCAAACTGAACCTATAGTCAATGTACAAGATGCTAACTTTAAAGTAGGTGAAAATGCTGTTATCATCTGTGATTACACACTCGGTGGTGGTACAAGAACACTCCAGGCTGCTCAATGGTACAATAGCACATCAACAGGAGATCAGTTAAACCTTCTTGTTAATAGTGCTCTAACAAAGCCAAATGGTAGATATGCAGTTGATACCACACAAACTGGTGTGGTTACTCTCATTATTGCAAACACAGTGTTGTCGGATGATGGATACTATATATGTAGAATTGTTGATTCACCTGACGTTGAAACTGGTGAAAATGTTGGAAAGCTTACTGTTCAAT ATCTTGAAGAACCAGTTCTAAATCCAACAGAATTGTCTGTCAACGCAACAGAAACTGTGACATTTACATGTTCTAACCTTATTGGTGTACCAACAATTACCGTCACATGGATCAAAGATGGCAATGAACTTGGTGTTTTTGATACAGACAAGTATCCGTCTTCTGATGCAACATTAACGATTAATGACgttgatgaagaagatgaaggAGATTATCAGTGTAGAGCAGAGAATGCTGCTTATAGTGGAACAGATGGTAAACTTAGTAATACTGCCACACTGTCAATAG cATTAACGACAACTTCTTCTATACCCAGTAAGTCAACTACACGTAGGTtctgtttgtttgcattgtatttattgtaa